In one Rhodothermales bacterium genomic region, the following are encoded:
- a CDS encoding nucleotide sugar dehydrogenase, with product MPAKIAEFTQSNVSVPKMGHARDLWEKLETRQARIGVVGLGYVGLPLAVEYAQRGFPTLGIDLNRERVLRLNAGANYIQDIDDASIKTIVESGTFVAEDDFSASGTVDVFFICVPTPVTAHKDPDTSYISSAAQAIAAHIRPGQLIILKSTTYPDTTEGLVKPILEKEAAKHGMQLGVDFFLAFSPERIDPGNTQFTTANTPIVVGGVTQACTELACMAMKQVVAHVHPVSSPKVAEMEKLLENTFRSVNIALVNELARLCDRMGGISIWEVIEAAATKPFGYMPFFPGPGLGGHCIPIDPYYLSWLARRYDFETSFITLSARINEEMPFYVLDAVIRCLAHQPVRMEDAKILILGVAFKKDVDDIRHSPALKVIELLYNKGITHIEYSDPHVPALRVETGKGDLEMKSIPLSESMLQRYQAVVILTQHSAFPYAMIAEHARAIVDTRNAMQHIPHNRDKVMLLGGGEF from the coding sequence ATGCCTGCGAAAATCGCTGAATTCACGCAATCCAATGTTTCCGTTCCTAAAATGGGTCATGCCCGCGATCTCTGGGAAAAGCTCGAGACCCGACAGGCCCGTATCGGCGTCGTCGGTCTGGGATATGTCGGCCTGCCGCTTGCGGTCGAATATGCGCAGCGGGGCTTCCCGACGCTCGGCATCGACCTGAACCGGGAACGCGTGCTGCGGCTCAACGCCGGCGCGAACTACATCCAGGACATCGACGACGCCTCGATCAAGACGATCGTTGAAAGCGGGACGTTTGTCGCCGAGGACGATTTCTCTGCTTCCGGTACGGTTGATGTCTTCTTCATCTGCGTCCCGACGCCCGTCACGGCGCACAAGGATCCCGATACCTCCTATATCTCCTCGGCCGCCCAGGCGATCGCGGCGCACATCCGCCCTGGTCAGCTTATCATCCTGAAAAGCACCACGTACCCGGATACGACGGAAGGCCTCGTCAAGCCGATCCTGGAGAAGGAGGCGGCGAAGCATGGCATGCAACTCGGGGTAGACTTCTTCCTGGCCTTCAGCCCGGAACGCATCGACCCGGGCAATACGCAGTTTACGACGGCCAACACGCCGATCGTCGTCGGCGGCGTGACGCAGGCATGCACCGAGTTAGCCTGCATGGCCATGAAGCAGGTGGTGGCCCACGTCCATCCGGTATCGAGCCCGAAGGTGGCCGAGATGGAGAAGCTGCTGGAGAACACGTTCCGGTCGGTCAACATTGCCCTGGTGAATGAACTTGCCCGGCTGTGCGACCGAATGGGCGGGATTTCGATCTGGGAGGTCATCGAGGCGGCGGCCACAAAGCCGTTCGGCTACATGCCGTTTTTCCCCGGCCCCGGCCTTGGCGGGCATTGCATCCCCATCGATCCCTATTACCTCTCGTGGCTGGCGCGGCGGTACGACTTCGAGACGAGCTTCATCACGCTGTCCGCCCGGATTAACGAAGAGATGCCCTTTTATGTCCTCGACGCCGTCATCCGGTGTCTGGCGCACCAGCCGGTGCGTATGGAGGACGCGAAGATCCTCATCCTGGGCGTTGCGTTTAAAAAAGACGTGGACGATATCCGGCACTCGCCGGCGCTGAAAGTCATCGAACTCCTTTACAACAAGGGGATCACGCACATCGAATACAGCGACCCGCATGTGCCGGCGCTCCGCGTGGAGACGGGGAAGGGCGACCTCGAGATGAAATCGATCCCCCTCTCCGAGTCGATGCTCCAGCGTTACCAGGCCGTCGTCATCCTCACGCAGCACAGCGCCTTCCCCTACGCCATGATTGCCGAACACGCCCGCGCCATCGTCGACACCCGCAACGCCATGCAGCACATCCCGCACAACCGGGATAAGGTGATGCTGCTGGGCGGCGGAGAGTTTTGA